The region TGTTTCGCCAGAAGAAACTGTTTCACACGTTAAAAAATTATTGGAACAGAAATGCGAAGGTGTGCTCGGTTGTACCCGCAAAATCGATACCGGACGACTTGGGATTCCGGTTTTCATCAGTGAATGCGGACCAGCCGCGCGTGAGATAATGCCGACCCGTAAGCAGATGGGGAAGGGTGCTTCGGTTCCACAGGCAGAAGCCTCTGCATTAATGGAACTGGTAGAAAGGTTCAGTTTTTTCAGTTTTTGGAGTGAACCTGAAAATTTTACTCTTGCAACATATAGTGAAGCTGAAGAAATTTGGCCCGGTAAAGTTATTACGATTGAAAAGATTCTTCAGTCTGTTGAAGAAAAAATGGAACCTGCCAAAGCCAGAGTTATTCTGGATTTGGTTCGCTGGCATTTTCATCCGGCTCTCAACGTGCTTACCGGTGAAACAGAATATGTTCCGTTGGACTGGTTTAAAATATTAAATGAATTTAATGGCTCGTCCGCCGGAAATACTCCTGAGGAATCTGTTCTTCAAGGTAGTAGTGAGCTCGTAGAAAGGCATGTTTGCGCTGTTATTGATCGTGAGAGATGTGATGTTAACTGTATTGAATCATCATCGTGTACGGACCCTGTTCTGGCAAATTTGTGTAAGTGTTTTGATGATAATGGAATCAAATACATTATAAATGATTTTTCATTAGGGATGCCTTTGCCAACTGTCGCAGTAACCGCTTGGGACCCTTCAACTTTCCCGGGAATGAGTGAAATTGTGTTTACTGCCGGAACTTCTTCATGTCCATCAAAAGCAGCAATTAGAGCATTCACTGAAGTCGCTCAGCTTGCCGGAGATTTTGAAACAGGTCGTGTTTATGAAGCTTCAGGGCTTCCTAAATTTACTGAGCTCGAGCAGACTGACTGGCTTGCCAACGGAGACCACGTTACGCTTGATAGTCTTCCTACCGTAGAACATGACGACATATACGATGAACTTATGACGCTTGCTACGGGGCTTAATGATCAAGGTTACACTCTTTACACTGTTGATATCACTCACCCTGATTTAGGTGTCTCTGCTAATTATAATTTTGTACCCGGTTTTCGTTTCAGAGAACGCACTCCGCATGCAAGTCTAGGACTTTTTGTCGGACGTATTTTATCAGAAAAAGTTGCTATAGATCTAGCAGGTGAAGGCTTAGACGTTATTTCAGATATTTATGAAGATGATTATTTTATTCCGTTTTTTGAAGGTATGCTTGCTCTCCGCAGTGGAGATACTTCAAGAGCTGCAGACATGTTTACGCTGGCAATAGAAGAGCAACCTGGTAACGAAGAAAAGGCATTGTCAGCTTTTTATACAGCCTACGCTATGTCCTTGGAAGAAAGATGGAATGAAGTGACTCCGTTCCTTGATCGTGCTATTGAGCTTGATAATGAAGCTAAGGAATATTTTAATTTGCGCGGAGTTGCCAAATTTAAAACTGGTGATTACTCTCTTGCAGCTGAAGATTTTAAATCAGCTTTAGCAATAGATAACGGTTCAGCTTCCGATTTAGCCAATTTGGGACTATGCTATAAGTTTATGGGTGAGACTGAAGAGGCCGTAGAATATTTAAGAACTGCGCTTGAGCTTGAACCGGGGCTCGAGTATGCAAGAGTCCACCTTGAACAACTGCTTGCTGGTAAATAAGTTCTAAATTTTATACGTATTTTGATGGAACATTATTGACAAGAAAGCATATTAGAGATTATCGCTTTGTAAGCAAAAACATCTTTTCGTTTTTGCCACTTAAAAAGTCGTGAAACAGTGGATCACTGTTTTTGGATATGGTTGATCAGGCTTATGCCTGATTACAGATTAGCTTAATAGCATAATATTCCTAAGGAGTATCAGAGATGGCACAAGTAGAATTTGAAGGTAAAAGTTTTGAAGTAGATGAAGACGGTTTTCTTTTAAAGTTCGAAGAATGGGCTCCTGAGTGGGTTGACTACTGTAAAGAAGGCGAAGGCATCAAAGAGCTTAACGAAGAACACCAGAAAGTTCTTGATTTCTTGCAGGACTACTACAAGAAAAACGGAATCGCTCCTATGGTTCGTATCCTTTCTAAAGTTACTGGTTACAAACTTAAACACATCTATGAATTGTTCCCTTCCGGTCCTGGTAAAGGAGCATGTAAGATGGCTGGTCTGCCTAAACCTACTGGTTGCGTATAGCATCTAGTTTTTGCAGAATATTTAGGCGGGGCCTTCTGGCCCCGCCTTTTTTTATTATTGATTGACTTGTTGGCCGTTTCTACATAAAAATTTCAATCAAAGCAGATATTCCTTGCAAATTGTATGCGGTGGGGGTATTGGGCTTTGTTTCCACGGTTAACAAAGACAGGAGTAAGTCATGAAAAAAGATATCCATCCTAAACTTTATAAGGCAACAGTTCGCTGTCATTGCGGATATGAGTCCAAAGTTTTTTCTACACTTGGTGAAGAGGTCAGCACTGAAATTTGTTCTAACTGCCATCCTTTTTACACAGGTAAACAGCGTTTCATCGATGCAGCTGGTCGTATTGATCGCTTCAAGAAGAAATTTGGTGATTTCAGCGCTGCCGATAAAGTTAAAGGCAATTAGCTCTTTTTTTGCGGTTCTACCGCGCAAGCATGCCTCTGTTGCCTTTCGGCGGCAGAGGCATGTTGTTTTTCTGTATCCAATTGAAAGTTCTGCCGTATGGTGAAGCGGGGCTTTCACTTTCCATCCTGCACAGTCTTTTGTTCTGGGAAATCTCGCGCTGAACCCTTGTCTGATTACTTATGCGTGATTATCCTATCTAAATCTGAAATTACTTGAATTAAGCGGGAATTATATCCCAAAGAGAGGAAACGCTTTGAAATCAGCTCTTTTAATGTCCGCAGCTAAAACCGTCGGTGGTCAGGCTGTTATCGAGGGCGTTATGATGCGAGCTAAGGACAAGCTTGCTATCGCGGTCCGTCGTCCTGACGGTGAAATCACCGTGGAATTACGTCCTTGGTTTTCTATGACCCCTAATTTCATGAAGAAACCTTTTTTACGCGGTTTTCCAATTTTTATTGAGACTATGGTCAACGGTGTAAAAGCTCTGAACTATTCCGCGACTCAGGCTCTTGATGAGGAAGATGGTGAACTTACCAGTTTTCATCTGATACTTACAATGGTTATAGCTCTTGGGGCAGCCTTGGGGCTTTTTGTTGTTCTTCCACATTTTTTTTCTATCATGATGGAATGGTTCGGCCTGTCCGGTGATGTAAATACTCTTAGTTTTTATGTATGGGATGGGGCGTTTAAAATACTTATGTTTCTGGGATATATTTTATCCATATCATTTGTCCCTGATATAAAACGTGTTTTCCAGTATCATGGTGCTGAACATAAAGTTATATGGGCATATGAATCCGGATGCGAACTTACATCAAGTAAAGTTAAAGACTTTAGTAGACTACATCCCCGTTGCGGAACAGCTTTTTTGTTGTTTGTACTGGTTGTAAGTATTTTAATGTTTACTATACTGGTTCCTTTGTTGCTTGCTATTTGGTCTCCTGAAACTTTTATTTATAAGCATTTATATATTGTAGGCATTAAATTGTTGCTTATGGCTCCGGTTAGTGCTGTTGCTTATGAAATGATCAAGGCGTCCGGCAAGCATACAGATAGTAAACTTTGTCAGGTTATGTGTCTTCCAGGGCTCGGTATGCAGCTTTTGACTACGCGTAATCCTGATCAAGATCAGATTGAGGTCGCTTTGGCTGCCCTTGCAAAGGCTGTTGAAGAGGATGGAGGGGAGAATTAATGTTTGCTAAGCTTGAAGATATCGAGCGTTCTTATATGGATTTGGAGCAGGAACTTAGTGATCCTGAAGTTTACAACAATCAGGAACGTTTCAGAAAAGTGACACGTGCTCACTCTGATATGGGAGAGGTTGTCCGGGTTTTTAGAGAGTATAAGCAGCTTTCTGCAGACCTAGAAGAAAATAAAGAAATGGCTCAAGATTCTGATCCTGAAATTCGTGAGATGGCCGAAATGGAAATCTCTGAAATTAAAGAAAGAATACCAGAACTTGAAAATGAGCTTAAATTACTGCTTCTGCCTAAAGACCCAATGGATGAAAAGAATATTATTCTTGAAATCAGAGCGGGTACAGGCGGTGAAGAAGCTGCTCTTTTCTGCGCTGATGTTTTCAGAATGTATACTCGCTATGCAGAGCAGAATGGCTGGAAAGTTGAAATATTAAGTTCCAACCCTACCGGAACTGGCGGGTTTAAGGAAATGATTGCTTCAATTAGCGGGCCTAAAATTTACAGCAAAATGAAGTATGAATCAGGAACTCATCGTGTTCAACGTGTTCCGGCTACTGAATCTCAGGGACGTATTCATACATCTGCTATTACTGTTGCGATTATGCCTGAAGCCGAAGAAGTTGATGTGCATGTTCGCACTGAAGATGTTCGTGTTGATGTTTTCCGTGCATCAGGTCCCGGCGGGCAGAGTGTTAACACAACTGACTCTGCTATCCGACTGACACATATTCCTTCAGGTCTTGTAGTTATTTGTCAGGATGAAAAATCCCAGCACAAGAATAAAGCTAAGGCTATGAAAGTTTTGTGCTCAAGGCTTCTTCAGCAGGAGCAGGATAAGCAGCATGCTGAATTGGCAGAAGTTCGTCGTGCTCAGGTTGGTTCAGGTGATCGCTCTGAGCGAATTCGTACTTACAATTTCCCACAAGGCCGCGTGACTGACCACAGGATTAACCTTACCCTCTATAAATTGGATTCAGTTATAGAAGGGGATATGTCTGAGTTGATTGATTCACTTATTAATCATTATCAGTCAGAAGCTTTAAAGAATCAGGCTTCCGATTAATCTCCGGTATAAGTTTAGAGTGTTGCTTTTCACTCTTTGTTTTATGATATTACAGCCCGCTGCCAATTTGGGAGCGGGCTATTTTTATAGAAGTTTAAGATTTTAATTCGATCCCGGAGACCTTAACGTATGAAAAAAAATACACTCAAAGAAGTTCTTTCTGCAGCAACTCTCAAACTGTCAGAAGCAGAAATAGATTCTCCGGCCCTTTCTGCGCAGCTTCTTGCTGAAAAGATTTTTAAGTTAGATCGTTTGAAAATGATTATGGAAATGAATAACCCTGTTGAGTCCGAATTGATTCACCCTTTCAATGGCTTAGTTGATAGAAGGGCGCAGGGGGAACCTGTTGCATACATTCTCGGACAAAAAGAATTTTATGGACTTGAATTTAAAGTCGGCTCAGGCGTTCTTATACCGCGCCCTGAAACAGAAGAAATTGTTGAGCATGTTTTGAAAAAGTTTAAACGCGAAGATCCTTTTTTATTTGCTGATTTTGGTACTGGTTCAGGGATACTCGCTGTAACAATAGCAAAGTTTTTTCCTAAGGCTAGAGGTATTGCCATGGATTTAAGTTCAGATGCTCTTGTTATTGCCAGAGATAATGCCAAAAATCATTCAGTGGATGATCGCGTTTTATTTGTTCAGGCAGATTTTACGGAGCCAGTTTTTAAAAATTCTATTTTTGATCTAATTCTTGCCAATCCTCCATATTTAAGCGTTGCAGAACTTACGGATATAAGTCAAGAGGTTGCTGCGTTTGAACCCGTTTCAGCCCTAGTTGGAGGGGAGCAGGGAGATGAACTTATCAAAGGTTGCGCTGGACATATTGCTGCCGCATTAAAGTCGCCCGGATACATGTATATGGAGATAGGTTATCTACAAGGGCGTGCAGGATATGAGATCTTTGATGCGTATGATGCTTTTTCAGGGCAGGTGCGTGTGTTAACTGATATCTCAAATCATGACCGTATCATTTTTGCCAAAAAGAGTTGAATGTTGTTGCATGGTTGCAAAAAAACCACAGTGTATGTTTAATCTTGTTGTAAAAAAACAACTACTTGTGAAGATTAGTAAGATTTAAAGATATAAATTACAGTAAATCAAGTACTTACAGATATCATATTTCAGGCATGACACTTGCAAGTGTAAGGGGCAAGGGAGACAATATGCTACAGACAACAATCCAGAAAACAGTAAGTTGTAAAGGGGTCGGACTTCACAGCGGCAAGCAGGTGGAGATCGTTTTGAGACCTGCTGCTGAAGATACTGGTATTCTTTTTTCACTTCATACTGGAGCAGGTAATTCATTTATAACTCCAAATCCAGATCTGGTTGTAGCAACCGGACTTGCTACGACTATTGGGAATGGCAAAGATTCTGTTTCAACAGTTGAACATCTTCTCGCCACCGTACGTGGAATGGGAATTGATAATATTCATGTAGAAGTCAGGGGTAATGAGTTACCCATCATGGACGGTAGTGCCGGACCTTTTGTTTATCTTCTCCGTCAGGCTGAAGTTAGAAAACTTTCAAAGCCGCGCAAAGTTCTCGCAGTTACTAAGTCTTTAAATTTTGAGCAGGATGGAAAGTTTATTAGAGCTTACCCTTATGATGGTTTTTCAATTGATTACACAATTGAATTTGATCATCCTCAGATTGGAAGACAATCTTTATCTCTTGAAATTACTCCAGATGTATTTGCAGATCATTTGGCTAAAGCCAGAACATTCGGTTTTTTGAAAGAAGTTGAATATTTACACGCTAACGGACTTGCTCTTGGCGGTTCTCTTGATAATGCCGTTGTTCTAGATGATTACAGCATTTTAAATGAAGACGGGCTTCGTTTTGCAGATGAGTTTGTAAGACACAAAATTTTAGATTTTATCGGTGATATGGCTGTAATGGAAATCCCATTGCAGGGTAGATTCGAAATATTCGCTTCCGGTCATGCTCTGAATAATTCATTTCTCAGATATCTTTATGCAAATGCTGAAGATTATCTCGAAGAACGTGTACTTGAACCTCTTTACGACAATGTTGCACAGAAAGAGCATGCTCCTGCATTTCCAGAAGTTGTTTCAGTACCTGTATAGATTTTAAATTTGATCGAATTATTTTTAAGGCCCACCGAATGGTGGGCCTTTTTTTGTTTGGTCTGTATACTTGTGAAAGGAAACGGGCTTGACTCAATTTCATGCAAGAGTAAATATCAATATGACTAAGACTTAAAATTCATTAGAGATGAATTGAAATATTTTTTAATTATTATGCAGATGTTGTAATACTAAGGAGTTTTTATGTTCCGCTCCATGAGCTCTAGAATTTCATATATGGTTGCCATTGTAGTTATTATTTCTACTGTGATAACGCTATTTTTTATTGATAATACTCTTGAACGGGACATGTTTGAGGCGCAGGGTAAAACCGCAAGAAATACGATTCGTATGGGGTTGTTATATCTGCAGGAGGGAAAGCAGTCCATTGATGTGTACCGGAAGGAAGCTTATCAGGAGCGTAAACAGGCTATTAAGGATGCAATGAGTATTTTTTATGCCCAAATTGACGCTTATTACTCTCTCTACAAGTCTGGGGTGATGACAGAGAAGCAGGCTAAAGAAGCTGCTTATCAGCTAGCAAGAACTACCAGATATTTTAACAATGACTACTTTTTTATTTATACTGATAAGCTTACTTTATTGGCTCATCCTGATAGAACTTTGGAAGGACAAGATTTATCAAAGTCAAAGGATAAAAAAGGATATGTCTTCGGTCCGGACATGATGGCAAAAGGAACTACAGAAATCGGTGGGTTTACTGACATATGGTGGTCCAGATTAGGCTCCGCTGTTCCTGTTCCTAAAATTTTATATGTAAAACATTTTTCAAAATGGAATTGGATACTTGGTACTGGAAATTATGTTGATGATATTGAGAACTCTATTGAAGTTCAGGAAGCTGGATTAATAAAAGATTTGCAGAAAGGTTTTTCTCAAATTCGTTTAGCTGAGACAGGGCGCTTATTTATTTTTGACAATGATAAAAATGTATTGGTTCCCCCCGCTGGGGCAAGCTCTAATTTTGGAGATACAATTAATATTGATACTGGAAAAAGTTTAATTCATGATTTGAAAATGATTGCGAAACAAGGGCAATGGAATTTAAATTATAAAATTAAAAAAAATGATGGAAATGAAATCGATAAGCAGGCATTTGTTAGATACTATGCTCCTCTTGGTTGGTATATTGCTTCAACAGTCCCTATCAGTGAAATTCATGCTCCTGTAAATAGTTTGATTATAAAGCAGGCTGCTATAAGTCTGATTATTCTTATAGTTACAATTTGTTTTATTTATTACGTTGTCCGCAAAACATGTTTGCCAATACAAAGTGTATCAAAGGTGGCATATTATATTTCTAAAGGTGATCTTAAAAAAGCCAAGAAAATTTTTATTACCGAATCTGATCCTGCCTTGTTAAAGCGGGTTTTTGAGGGGCATGGTGCCAATAATAGCAGCCGAAAATTGGATGAAATTGATTATTTAGTTAAGTCATTTCATACAATGCTTACCACCCTAAATTCATTAGTGAGTCAGGTTCAAAACTCTGGTGACATGGTGACCGGATCTTCTCTCAAACTAAGTTCTGCAATTGGGCAGCTTGAAATCGCTGTTGAGAATCAGGCCACAGCGACTCAGGAGCTTGGTAGTACTTCTCGCGAGATATCCGCAACATCCCAAGAACTCGCCCATACGATGAATGAAGCAACTGAAGTTGCCCTTTCAACAGCAGAGTTGGCTGATCAAGGAGTTTTGGATCTGGATGTTATGGGACAAAATATGGAAAAGATGCGAGATGCTTCTGGGGGGATTTTTTCTAAGCTTTCCATAATTAATTCTAAAGCTGCAAATATAAGTTCTGTCGTTACTTCAATTTCTAAAATCTCAGAGCAAATTAATTTACTTTCACTTAACGCGGCAATTGAAGCTGAAAAAGCCGGCGAATTCGGTCAGGGATTTTCTGTTGTAGCACGCGAAATTAGAAAACTTGCTGATAAAACAGCAATGTCCACTTTGGATATTGAAAAAATTGTAGCGGAAATGCTTTCTGCTGTTTCATCAGGTGTTATGGAAATGGATAAGTTCCGCCAGCAGGTTGAAACAGGTGTAAGCAACGTAGAAGTGCTTGGCCAGGGCATTACCGGAGTTGTCGATCAGGTCCGTTCGCTGACTCCGCAGTTTGAATCTGTTAATGAAGGGATGCAGAATCAAAGTGAAGGTGCGGAGCAAATAAGTAAAGCGATACTACAGCTTAGTGAAACATCTATTCAAACAAAAGATGCACTTCAAGAATTTGTAAATATTACTGAACAACTGTCATTATCTGTTGAGTCTTTAGAAGAAGAAGTTGCTGTTTTCCGTGTAGAGAAAGAATCGTAAATTGATATTGTCAGGGAGAACTTAGCAATTCAGATAAAAATCCGCCTGAGAAATTTGCAGGAATATTTTCAATTCCTAGATATTCTGGAAAGGATTCTTTTAATTTAGAAGACAATAACAAGCTTATGTTTCGTGAATCTGCAAGAAGTTTAAAGCCATATTGCGGTTTTTTATACATAAATTTAAAACGCATAGGTGCCGACGGGGAAAGGTCAAAAGCGTAAAACAGTTCATAAAAAGAATTGTCAGAGTTTTTTTCATCTTTTTTTATTTTAAGAACTATTTCTTGATTCAAAGCGGAAGGCATGAGCCATGGCATGTAATGCAGAGTTGCTGTTTTCAGTGATGAATTTAGCAGTGAGACACATTTTAGTGTTTCAAAAAAAAGAATTGAGCTTTGAGAGTCCTCACCAATTACTTTCAAATATAATTCCAGTTTGTCTGGATCGGTTTTTGTCGCACTACCATAGTTCTTTTTGATAATATTGCGTGACTGTGCTTCAAAGGCCGCTCTTTTGGTTACAAACAGCCTTGTTAAATCAGATGGGGTAACAGCTTGTCCTCTGTCATGTAACTCGTTAGAATTAATTTCTTTTAGAATTATATCAGGGTAGAGTTGCTGAACTATAAAAGTAAGAACGTCTCCTGGTTCTGGAGAAGATGAAATATTTGCCAGCAAAGATTGAGAATTTATTTGAACCCAGCCAAGCTTATTACGTTCCCATTTTAGAAGTTTACCTTTCAGTATCTCTCCAACACTATATTTATTTCTAAATGCCGCAGCTCGTGATGATGATTTTGAATTGTTATTCCCGTAATGTCCGCTACCGTATCTGGAAATTTTCATAGATTGTGCTAGTTATACTGATCAAGAATTAGTTCAACTTCTTCAGTAGATAATCCCGTAGCTTTAGCGAGACTGCTGATGGGTTTACCTTCTTTATGGCCTGTAATTATTATTTGACGTAAGAATTGTGGAGAACGAGAAAATTCTTCAGCTTGTGAAAGAATTTTTTTCAGCTTTTTGGTTTTGTTATCTAAAAGCTGGTCAAGCTGCGACAATTCAAGTTGTCGTTGTTCAAAAGTAGAAATGATCTCACTTTCAAGTTGAGCATTGAAGTGAAGTTTATTTATAAACTCTTCTTGCTTGGACTGAAGTTGATTTAGCAATGATTCTGACTTCTTAAGTCTCATAAAGAAAATAATAATCGCAATGAGTAGAATGATCTCGGTAAGTGAGAAAAATATGAGTAGAAAGATAGTCATTATTAATCAGCTTCTCTATTAGTCCGCAGTTGTTAGTTAAATTAATCAGATTTTAACATTTATGATGTTACCAGACCATGGAGAAGATTTCGGAGATTCTTCTTCTGATTCCGGCTCAGATTCTTTCTTTTTTCTTTTGCGAGATTGAGCTTCCTGTTTGGTATTCCCAGCAGATTTATCTTGGATACCTTTAGATTCTTCATCTTTTTCAATTTTTTGAATTTGTTTTTGTGATTCTTTGTTTTTATCTTGCTCTGACGGATTAATCATGAGTGATTGTTGTAATTCCGATTTAGTCAGTTCGGAATTGGATATTTTTTGAACGTTCGCAAGTTGCGATATGATTAGAGGCATGTCCAGAGAGCCGGGCATAAAACTACCTCACAAGATATTTTTCAAATAGAATCGTTTCAAACTGACCTGCAACAATATATTGGTTTATAACCATGAGCAGGTCTTTTTTTAATTTCTCCGCATTATTCTTATCGGATAAGAATTGTAAATCTTTATTTTTTAGATAGTAATACACCGCGTCACGTAAAATCAAAGTTTTACGTCTATACTCCGCGACGATTCTCTCGTCGGTGGTTGTCATCGCAAGTCTTGCTACTAGGAAACGGATATGTCCCTTTTCGTCTTTCTGCTCTACCCAAAAAGGATCCATTCTAAGTAATGTTACGCCTGGTTCTTCAGGAGGAGGCGGAGGAGCTTCAGCTTGTTTAGGAATTTCAACAGCTTTTTCTTCTACCGGAGCAGGAGGCTCAGCAGGTGGACTGTCACTAAATAAAAAAAGTTTAACAAGAATTAGGGATAGAAGCAGAATAATTGCGCCGATTCCAATATAAATAAATTTCTTGGAACCTGTACTTTTAGTTTTAACTTCTTCCAGAGCTTCAAGTTCTTGGGGTTCTTCTTCGGGGACAAGGTCTTCTTCGTCTTCATCCTCTAGAAAAGGAGCATCATCAAGGTCTAGGTCAACTTTTTGGGTTGCCTTACTTGTTGGTTCCGGTGTCTGCACTTCCTCCTCGGAGTCATCAATGTCATCTAGAGCGAGGAAAATCATGCGTGAAACCCTTTGCTAAAGTCTTGGCGCTTAGAAATAAGTTTTCCGGTTATGCTTAATGAAAATAATTAGTCAGCGGGTATAAAATTATACCCGCTGGAAAATTTTATAATTTTTCAAAAATTTTATTAATTTTCTGACCAAGAGTGTCAGGAGTAAAAGGTTTTACTATATAGTTAGAGACTTTTGCCTGAACTGCTTCAATGATATTTTCCTGCTGCGCTTCAGCTGTAACCATCAAGAAGGGGAGGTCAGCGAATTCTTCGCTGGCTCTGACTTTACGTAAGAATTCAATTCCAGTCATTTGGGGCATGTTCCAGTCTGAAACGATGAACTGAATGCTGTCATCTTTATTCAGAAGTTCCCACGCAGTTGTTCCGTCATCAGCTTCTACTATGTTCGTAAAACCGATTTGACGAAGGATGTTTTTGATAATGCGGCGCATGGTTGCGAAGTCATCAACAACAAGAACTTTCATAGAGTAATCAATGGACATTTGCTTCTCCTTAAGGTTCCGTACTATATTTTTCCTGGAACATTTTTCTTAATTTTGCAAGGGCTTGAGAGTGAAGTTGAGAAACTCTCCCTTCTGTAATTTCCATTACGTCGGAAGTTTCTTTCATATTCAGCTCTTCTCCGTAATATAAAGATAATACCAATTTTTCTCTTTGCGTCAAATTATCAATTAGATTTGCAACCTTGTCCACTGTTTCTTCAAAAGCAGCGGAATTGTATGGTTCATTTTCAAATTGATTATCATGATTGCTAGGAATATTGTCATTAAAAGCATCAAGGCTTATGCAGAACTGATTTTGCAAAGCTTCTAAACCCTGCTGAACTACTTTTGCAGAAAATCCTGTAGCCTCTTCAATTTGTTCACTTGTAGGTGTTAAACCTGTTTCGTGTTCAAGGTCTCTAATGCTGCTTTCAATAGTTTTAACTTTCTGCCGTAATCCGCGTGAGAACCAGTCTAGTCGCCTAAGGTCATCAAGCATGGCTCCTTTTATACGGCTTTCAGCATAAGTTTCAAATTTGATTTTAAGGTCAGGACGGAACTTTCCAAGTGATTCTACAAGTCCCATACTTCCGGCACTAATAAGTTCACCAAGTTCCACGTTTTTGGGCAGCTTGGCTTTCATTCTGAGTGCAATGATACGGATTTTCGGAGAATAATGCCGTACTATCGCCTCTCGATCAGATGACGAAAAATCTTCCCAACTAGTAACTCCGGACTCTAATTTAAGCCACGGACTGTTCTTGGAAGAGAAGTTTTTTCCAGAAGAACTTAATATTTCCATCGAGCTCAGAGTTTGATTTCCATGTTGTTATTTTTTTAGCTGCTTCCCCAATTTTTGCACAGGCCGGGCTGGAAGGGTGCAGATTACACAGAGGAGTCTGGTTGATAACAGCGTCACGCATTTTAGGGTCGCGGGGAATTACCCCCGTAAGTTCAAGAGACACACCACTTAAGAAATGGTCACAAGCCATATAAAGTTTTTTGAAAATATCTTTAGCTGTTGCCATATCAGGAGTCATGTTCACTAAAATTTTAAATTTGTCTACCCCATGGTTAAGTTTCATTACTTTAATCAGTGCATACGCATCAGTGAGAGATGTCGGTTCAGGTGTAAGGACCAGAAGTCGTTCCTGAACCGCGAGGTTAAAGTATAATACGTTCTCATTGATACCGGCTCCGGTGTCAATTATAAGATAGTCTATTTCTTCTTCAAGATGGTCCATTGCTTCCAGCAAGTCGAGTTTTTGACCTGTTGAGAGAGAGACCATATCGCTGACTCCTGAGGAGGCAGGAAGTATATCAAAGCCGAATTTTGTTTTGTACAAAACCTCTCGGAGATTGGTTCCTTCATGAAAAAGATGGAACAGGTTGTACCTAGGAGCTATTCCAAGAAGTACATCCACATTGGCCAGTCCTAAGTCGGCATCCAATAATAAAACTTTCTTGCCCATGCGGCTAAGATGGTAGGCCAAATTTACAGAAATATTTGTTTTGCCTACGCCTCCTTTGCCGGAGGTGAC is a window of Desulfovibrio sp. UCD-KL4C DNA encoding:
- a CDS encoding YcaO-like family protein, which produces MIKLKSCPKVYTTDQDKAVSPEETVSHVKKLLEQKCEGVLGCTRKIDTGRLGIPVFISECGPAAREIMPTRKQMGKGASVPQAEASALMELVERFSFFSFWSEPENFTLATYSEAEEIWPGKVITIEKILQSVEEKMEPAKARVILDLVRWHFHPALNVLTGETEYVPLDWFKILNEFNGSSAGNTPEESVLQGSSELVERHVCAVIDRERCDVNCIESSSCTDPVLANLCKCFDDNGIKYIINDFSLGMPLPTVAVTAWDPSTFPGMSEIVFTAGTSSCPSKAAIRAFTEVAQLAGDFETGRVYEASGLPKFTELEQTDWLANGDHVTLDSLPTVEHDDIYDELMTLATGLNDQGYTLYTVDITHPDLGVSANYNFVPGFRFRERTPHASLGLFVGRILSEKVAIDLAGEGLDVISDIYEDDYFIPFFEGMLALRSGDTSRAADMFTLAIEEQPGNEEKALSAFYTAYAMSLEERWNEVTPFLDRAIELDNEAKEYFNLRGVAKFKTGDYSLAAEDFKSALAIDNGSASDLANLGLCYKFMGETEEAVEYLRTALELEPGLEYARVHLEQLLAGK
- a CDS encoding TusE/DsrC/DsvC family sulfur relay protein gives rise to the protein MAQVEFEGKSFEVDEDGFLLKFEEWAPEWVDYCKEGEGIKELNEEHQKVLDFLQDYYKKNGIAPMVRILSKVTGYKLKHIYELFPSGPGKGACKMAGLPKPTGCV
- the rpmE gene encoding 50S ribosomal protein L31, encoding MKKDIHPKLYKATVRCHCGYESKVFSTLGEEVSTEICSNCHPFYTGKQRFIDAAGRIDRFKKKFGDFSAADKVKGN
- a CDS encoding DUF1385 domain-containing protein translates to MSAAKTVGGQAVIEGVMMRAKDKLAIAVRRPDGEITVELRPWFSMTPNFMKKPFLRGFPIFIETMVNGVKALNYSATQALDEEDGELTSFHLILTMVIALGAALGLFVVLPHFFSIMMEWFGLSGDVNTLSFYVWDGAFKILMFLGYILSISFVPDIKRVFQYHGAEHKVIWAYESGCELTSSKVKDFSRLHPRCGTAFLLFVLVVSILMFTILVPLLLAIWSPETFIYKHLYIVGIKLLLMAPVSAVAYEMIKASGKHTDSKLCQVMCLPGLGMQLLTTRNPDQDQIEVALAALAKAVEEDGGEN
- the prfA gene encoding peptide chain release factor 1 encodes the protein MFAKLEDIERSYMDLEQELSDPEVYNNQERFRKVTRAHSDMGEVVRVFREYKQLSADLEENKEMAQDSDPEIREMAEMEISEIKERIPELENELKLLLLPKDPMDEKNIILEIRAGTGGEEAALFCADVFRMYTRYAEQNGWKVEILSSNPTGTGGFKEMIASISGPKIYSKMKYESGTHRVQRVPATESQGRIHTSAITVAIMPEAEEVDVHVRTEDVRVDVFRASGPGGQSVNTTDSAIRLTHIPSGLVVICQDEKSQHKNKAKAMKVLCSRLLQQEQDKQHAELAEVRRAQVGSGDRSERIRTYNFPQGRVTDHRINLTLYKLDSVIEGDMSELIDSLINHYQSEALKNQASD
- the prmC gene encoding peptide chain release factor N(5)-glutamine methyltransferase gives rise to the protein MKKNTLKEVLSAATLKLSEAEIDSPALSAQLLAEKIFKLDRLKMIMEMNNPVESELIHPFNGLVDRRAQGEPVAYILGQKEFYGLEFKVGSGVLIPRPETEEIVEHVLKKFKREDPFLFADFGTGSGILAVTIAKFFPKARGIAMDLSSDALVIARDNAKNHSVDDRVLFVQADFTEPVFKNSIFDLILANPPYLSVAELTDISQEVAAFEPVSALVGGEQGDELIKGCAGHIAAALKSPGYMYMEIGYLQGRAGYEIFDAYDAFSGQVRVLTDISNHDRIIFAKKS
- the lpxC gene encoding UDP-3-O-acyl-N-acetylglucosamine deacetylase; this encodes MLQTTIQKTVSCKGVGLHSGKQVEIVLRPAAEDTGILFSLHTGAGNSFITPNPDLVVATGLATTIGNGKDSVSTVEHLLATVRGMGIDNIHVEVRGNELPIMDGSAGPFVYLLRQAEVRKLSKPRKVLAVTKSLNFEQDGKFIRAYPYDGFSIDYTIEFDHPQIGRQSLSLEITPDVFADHLAKARTFGFLKEVEYLHANGLALGGSLDNAVVLDDYSILNEDGLRFADEFVRHKILDFIGDMAVMEIPLQGRFEIFASGHALNNSFLRYLYANAEDYLEERVLEPLYDNVAQKEHAPAFPEVVSVPV